CCAAAACGCGGCGGTGCTAGGGGAGAGCGGAAAAGGAAATTAGGGCGTAGATTGAGCAACGCCGCGGTGCCCTATTTGGACCGGTCGAACCGGAGATGCTCGGGGCTTTGTTCCACACGCTCGGTCTCGGCCGGGTCCGCGGCGACCTGTACCTGTCCCCGGCCCGCCTGCCGGCGGCCGTAATGGGCTTTGTGGGTTTCGGTCACCCGATGCCCCATGAGGGCCGCGATCTCTTTACCGGATAGCCCGGAATGTTTCGCATCCGCGGTGAACTGATGGCGGGTGGAATACAGGGTGATCCGGTTGCGTTGTCTACGCGGCCAGAGCACCAGCCCGACCTGGTAAAGGCGTACCCGGCAGTGTTTATAAGCCCGGTCAAAAGATTCGGATTGGACGGCGAGGTTGAGGTTGTCGAGAAAGGCCCACAGCAGCTTGCGCACCTCCGGATCGGTGATATGGAGATGACGCTCCGGTCCGTGGCTGCGTCCACCGGTGTTCTTGGCGTTGGCCACCACCAGGGTTTCCCCGTCCAGACGGGCGTTCGCCCATTCCGTGGGCCGTAGTCCCGTGAAGAGTCCGGCGGCGAACCACTGGGCGAGCAGCCGATCCCAGGCGCCTCGGCCCTGCTCAAGGTAGTTCAAAAGCTTGCGGGCATCGTCGGGATGCACCTTTTTGGCCTTCTTGGCCGAGGTCCGGCGGGTCTTCGTTCGCCGGGTCGAGCTGTTTCCGGTGTTCTGGGTCCCGCGCAGCGCTTCGGCGGAGAGACCGTGCCCCGCTTCCTCCAGCACCAGGGCGAAAGCCGCCTTGTAATAACGGAACGTGGCGGGGCTGTAGGCCTCCCGGAGGGTGGTGGTCGCCCAGTCCACCACCGCCCCCGCATCCGCCGGGTCGGGATAGGCGGCCTCTCTGAGGAATCGATCAAGGAGAGACCGGCCCTTCTCCCGGTAGTCCGCGACGGTTCGCTCGGTTCGTTGGCTCATCCTTTATCCTCGTAAAGGTTCGGTATGCTTCTAGACATCATGTTTTGACCTGCCCGTCCTCAAGCCGCGTGAGTTACGGTTTGAGGACATTAACCAGACCGCAGAGCCACCTTGAGGAGGGCAGGGGTGATCGATGTTACCAGGGACGCCATCGAGATCGAGATGACGACGGCCAACGCCGGGCGGGGAGTTCTTCAACCATCGGATTATCCGGCCTTTATCGGGCTGGACGTGCACAAGAACACCATCGCCATCTCCGTGGCGCGGGCGGGCCGCGACGGCCCGGAATCCTGGGGGGAGATCAGCAACAAGCCCCAAAAGGTCGCCAAGCTCGTGGAACGCCTTGCGGGCGAGTTCGGCGGCGAGGTCCTGCTGTTCGCCTACGAGGCCGGGCCTTGCGGCTATGGGCTGTACCGCCAGCTTTTGGGCCTGGGCCAGGACTGCCAAGTGGTGGCGCCGTCGAAGATCCCGCAACAGCCCGGGGATCGGATCAAAACCGACCGTCGCGACGCCCACAAGTTGGCCCGGGCACTGCGCAGCGGCGACCTGACCCCGGTTTGGGTGCCCGATACCGAGCAGGAGGCCATGCGCGATCTGACCCGGGCGCGGGACGACATCAAGGCCCAACAGCGCAAGGCCCGCCAGCAACTGAGCGCCTTCGTGCTGCGCCACGGCCATCACTGGCCCACGCACAAGAACCGCTGGAGCCAGGCCCAATACAACTGGTTAGAGAGCCTCCGACTCGATCACGATTTCCAGCAAGTCGTCCTGCAGGAGTATATCGATGCGGTAAAGGCGGCGGATCAGCGGGTGGCCGATCTGACCGCGGAGATGGAGCGGATGCTGCCGCAGTGGTCATTGGCACCCGTGGTGGATTCCCTGGTGGCCCTGCGGGGGATCGACAAGCTCGCCGCCATGGTCTTGCTGGCGGAGCTAGGCGACATCAGCCGCTTTGATGCGCCCAAGCAGCTCATGGCCTTCCTCGGCCTAGTGCCGAGCGAGCACAGCAGCGGCGGAAAGCGGCGCCAAGGCGGCATCACGAAAACCGGCAACGGGCATGCGCGGCGCATGCTCATCGAATCCGCCTGGAGCTACCGGTTTCCGACCCGGCAGACGGACCATCTGAAGCGCAAAGGGGCCTCCGCCTCGGAGGAAGCCCAGGCTATCGCCTGGCGGGCCCAGAAACGACTTTGCGGCCGCTACCAAACGCTGCTGCAGTCGGGCAAAAACACCAAACAAACCACCACGGCGGTGGCCCGGGAGCTAGTGGGCTTTATCTGGGATATCGCCTGCCGGGAGATGGCCCGGACAACCCCGGCACCCTGCGGCTAAGCAAACCGGGCCCCGGAGCAACCGTAACGAGTCACAACCCCGGAAGGAGGCAGCAGGTGCGTTGGGCAGGGTACGGCCGGCCGGTGAGGAGAACCCTTGGGACAACTATACCGGCATTGGCCCTTTCGACTGATCCCCGAGCGGGCAGTCTGAGTCGATGACCCCTGCTGCTAGAGAAAGGCCAGCTCCGCGACGCAGTGAGGTCCGGTGGTAACCAACCCACGCATATCAGATTGATCCACCGTCGCAGCCTGCCCGGCCGTGCCCTGACCCAACGCACTTGGCCCGCCACCGGAGGGAGTACGGATATCTATCGGCAGTGCCGTCTTTGACAAGTCAAAACATATCAGAACGTGGCGTCGGAAAAGCCGTACTTCCGGCACGACTCCTTCGCCGGGAAGCCGGATTCGGCCTCCTTCAGAATGCGGAGGCAATCTACGCCTCGCTGAACTACTTCTTTTTCCCCGTCTGCCTTCTGGGGGGTTAAGCGGACTCTGCTAAGAAACTGTTGTGCTGGAGATTGGGGAGCAGGTCACCTTGCACGAGGATACGGTGTGGCGGGTGGAGCGTTTGGTTGGGGATGCGTTGGAGTGGTCTGGGTAGGCGGGGGAGGGCGTAGCTCGCTGTAAGGGCGAGCACTCTTTTGCTAGCATTGCTGGCATAAAAGAGGTGTGATCGCCATGGCGAATTTGACCATTCGGAACCTGGATGACGAGGTAAAGGCCCGGCTAATGTCTGGCCTCGGGTGATTGTCTCCCTCCCCGGAGCCTGATGTATTTTGAGGCGCGGTCGGTGATTGAGTACCTGTTGGAGGAGATTGAGGCTTGAGCACGCCCCTCCATGACAATGCCACCACCACGCCTCGGATTCGACGCTATATCCAGGAGTCCGACAAGGGTAACACCAAGCTGGTCCGGGAGCTGGGCCTGTCCGAGACTGCCCGGCCCGCAAGTGGAAGCGGCGCCAGACAGTGGAAGACGGCTCCCATGTGCCGCACCGGATTCCGACAACCATGGCCCCGGAGACCGAGGCCATCCTCGTGGAGCTGCAGGAGCTGTTCCTGCTGCCCGTAGATGACCTGCTCCGAGTGGGCCGGGATTTCCTGGACGCGAGCCTGTCCCGGTCGACCCTGCTGCGCTGCCTGAAGCGCAACGGGGTCAATAATCTGAAGGCGTTGCGGGCCCAGCAGCTGGGCGAATCGGCGGAAACCACCAAGCGCCGCAAGACCTTCAAGGACTACGAACCGGGCTTCGTCGGCCCGTCGACATCAAGTACCTGCGAGCGGCTGCCCGAGGAGTCCGACCGCTGTTTCCTGTTCGCGGCCATCGACCGGGCCAGCAAGTGGGTCTACTTCGAGATCCGCGATGACCG
The genomic region above belongs to Thiohalorhabdus sp. Cl-TMA and contains:
- a CDS encoding FitA-like ribbon-helix-helix domain-containing protein, which produces MANLTIRNLDDEVKARLMSGLG
- a CDS encoding IS110 family transposase produces the protein MTTANAGRGVLQPSDYPAFIGLDVHKNTIAISVARAGRDGPESWGEISNKPQKVAKLVERLAGEFGGEVLLFAYEAGPCGYGLYRQLLGLGQDCQVVAPSKIPQQPGDRIKTDRRDAHKLARALRSGDLTPVWVPDTEQEAMRDLTRARDDIKAQQRKARQQLSAFVLRHGHHWPTHKNRWSQAQYNWLESLRLDHDFQQVVLQEYIDAVKAADQRVADLTAEMERMLPQWSLAPVVDSLVALRGIDKLAAMVLLAELGDISRFDAPKQLMAFLGLVPSEHSSGGKRRQGGITKTGNGHARRMLIESAWSYRFPTRQTDHLKRKGASASEEAQAIAWRAQKRLCGRYQTLLQSGKNTKQTTTAVARELVGFIWDIACREMARTTPAPCG